One Equus quagga isolate Etosha38 chromosome 5, UCLA_HA_Equagga_1.0, whole genome shotgun sequence genomic window carries:
- the PLA2G2D gene encoding group IID secretory phospholipase A2, with the protein MEVPLLCVLVVFAGVIPTQGGILDLNKMVRQVTGKTPFFSYWFYGCHCGLRGKGQPKDATDWCCHAHDCCYTHLKYHKCRRHWDRYHYTFSEGDVQCPEKGSWCEQQLCACDKELAFCLKSNLDTYQNHLRFYWRPRCKGQTPMC; encoded by the exons ATGGAGGTTCCCCTGCTGTGCGTGCTGGTGGTGTTTGCTG GTGTGATTCCAACCCAGGGAGGAATTCTGGACCTGAACAAGATGGTCCGCCAAGTGACCGGGAAGACACCCTTCTTCTCTTATTGGTTTTACGGCTGTCACTGTGGACTCCGTGGCAAAGGCCAGCCCAAAGACGCCACGGACTG GTGCTGCCATGCCCATGACTGCTGCTATACTCATCTGAAGTACCACAAATGCCGTCGCCACTGGGACCGTTACCACTACACGTTTTCCGAGGGGGACGTCCAGTGCC CTGAGAAGGGGAGCTGGTGTGAGCAGCAGCTGTGTGCCTGTGACAAGGAGCTGGCCTTCTGCCTGAAGAGTAACCTGGACACCTACCAGAATCATCTGCGTTTCTACTGGCGGCCCCGCTGCAAGGGCCAGACCCCTATGTGCTAG